gatcttccctggaccaatccccgcatctcttcagtgctgctattatctgatcagtagttggcccagcttccagatgaactcccagcatcccccagaaagaaaccatctctggggtaacgtcacattttggtgtctcaaggtcctcgatgtactcgcagtttagaccagtgaggttttcaaactctaacagtgaaaacctcaaaggttctggaccaacgagagaccacatctcatacttcttcttaatgtccagcttgaaactgagcatgtagtgaaccagccttgaagcccaaccaaatccctgctccttgaacttgatgaaaactcccaaactcgactccttgagctcttcaaattcgtcatcagtaagagctttcctaagagcagtatgcaacttgctgttatccgtatgatacgaaatgctattgtgggcttctggctcttcccctgatgtgtataacctacgggggagttctggaatatccatcctttttgtctgcaaaataatcaaagacaacaatataagtccagacgacttagtagacgacttaattataagtcgtctggaaagtcgtccaagtcgtctggaaagtcttccaaatggacgacttatatttaagtcatctactaagtcgtccagttggaagactttccagacgacttaaattacttacaagtcttccagtcgcagaaggagttggagtactcgtcattgcggttatagatctgaaaaaataaacgtgaaacggtgagaatgagtaaattgatagagacaacgttttatgttcatcttttcctcgagattgatgacttagcggcgttagggtttacagagaaacggcgctaaggtttacagagaagaagcggcggcgctagggtttagaagaagcggcggcgctagtgtttagaggaagcggcggtgagaacgttggtgaccacggtggcgagggcgacggtttgttcggaaatagtggaagcggcggcgctagggtttagaggaatcggcggcgctagggtttagaggaatcggcggcgctagggttagaagaagctgcggcgacaacggtgagaatgaagtgagatagatagccgacgttgagaacgatggtttgttcggaaatcgtgggaattcgaaatcgcctttgagagagaactgttagggtttctgaatttcgcgaaaaatgaaacaaaaaaaataaaaatcaccttatatattgggtaaataatccggttagctttaaaagtacattggtaaactttaaggtttggtccggtttagacgacttattctggctgataatgtacaacagacgacttaatatttagtcgtctgttttcagacgacaaaatattaagtcgtcctagaccctaaaatgaacccctaaactaaaatgactagattaactaactaaccacgttataaaatcaaattatacttaaatagtgtttactatacacagaaatgaacacgcataagtaattttaaaaattttcaaaaacggttttaatgctttccaaaatctaaccctaagaacacatacaatactacaacatatgttgatgaaacataaactaaagaatatcatgactcactactttcactcatctatgctgaaaacaattgaaatttgttatatcttaatttatacctcctaagacatatgttaattacataattcccatttttcacttatcaaaatattttttacaaaatttttaaattatgtttaagattaactgtccagacgactttcagttaagtcgtctggacgacttattttcaagtcgtctaaacagacgacttgcgaggggtagaaacgtaaaaaaaattccgtttttttgtttggtcacaaggggatagttgtaatttcaatagccttttaggttatttttgcctttgacccaagttggggtattgttttgggtttgactccaagttttgagtcacattTGACAATTCTCCCTCTTTTTAAATATTAGACTGATTCGGAGCTTAGTCTAGTATAGCCTTTTGTTGAAAAAAGACTGATTCGAAGAAGAAAGTATCAAACTGAGTGCAAAATGGCAATTAAAAATGCAAAACGTTGCAGAAGTATCAAAAGTTAGCAACATATGGAAAACTATCCATGCGACTAATCTcaaattttgatacaaaataaaactttgaGTTAACATTTGAATTATGCGCGTTTTACTCGAAACTGATCTATCTGCTAGTTCAGTAGTTTAATTTCAGTTTCGTATCTGACATGTTTTTGACCTATATCTCTTATTTTCGGCCTCTGTTAGgtttaacttttcttttaatcAGAACTAGACCCTGCAGCGCGGAtataaattttcagtttttaattatttattttattaaatgaagtatttgtaatattcgtttatattatattcattaagtaaatattttttttttgcatcttaaactatctatttttttttacgaatgtgtgatatcatataaaaaatataaaaaaatgagtacagagttaattagataattttaaaaacagaattttttctttcgtgtgcggtatcatataaataatgatccgctcagttaacaaaaatcatgattattttatgtgtaatttttttattttgaccatttccttaaaactatattaaattttacatattttaattagaatatttttaatatctttacctttttatttgaaatgcaactcaatatttttttaacaattataacaaaatatttaaaaaatatttttagaatttgtttgaaaaatatgaaaattacattttaaattaaaattatcctaaaatatgataagttttgacgtaaacgaaaactcaaattatgtcaaaaataatgatattcaatgataataacaattttaattgattattttttaaaaaatacatttacaaaaatattgtttgaaagaaaattcatttatctttcaaatataaaatgaaaatattataattaaataataaaaaatataaataaaaaccataaatttaacaaatgacaactgagttatattatgctaaaattttctttctaacaatttatcaaatgacaaatgagttatgagcaaataataccatataatttttaaaaacatagtcattcttaaatattttttgaataaataattatttttaaatttaatcaactgaaaataatatttgtacaattgtgtgagtcaaattctagttttattgatgcatgttatatattagtgctgcatgttttaggtaacattttaatgatgtacgtttttaaaaatctctattattaaaattatgcatgtaaggataactcatgagtttttttggttgattaaatgacattatgtccaaatttattaattaaggatatttcattaaggtaactgaaaaagacaaacaataaaatataaagtttaaattcatttaagcatatttcattaatgtaactgaaaacacaagtaataaattagacagttttattcgttttaggatatttcataaatgcaactgaaaaagacaagcaaaaaaaaaggagtttaattaatgaagtaaaaacattttcaaatgggtacttcttttttaataatatagatgaatgGCTTTGGAAATTTAAAGAAATGAATATGtacttttggagaagatttaTGAACTCATATTTTGATTTCTAGTTCCCCTATTCATTATCTTTGTATTTCTTCTGCCATGTATGAATAATTCATCAGTTAGGTTTAGGATTTCAAAACAATCTATGAATTGTTGATTGTGATTTGTTAGAATATATGTTTTCTCATCTaggtttttcttaatattttaattctgttgattacctaatttttttttggtctaatcacctaatttttttactataaccttattaactttattaaattttaagtgAAATAAAGCATATATAAATTACTGAGGCATAATGGCCTCTGattttcttctattttagaaaaaagtaTTCTGTTCTGCGTTATTTATCTCTGTTGATGGTCTGTGTTTAGGCCCTTTTGGAGCCTTACTTTCTCTCCTCTCTCGAGATCGAGAATTCGAGATGTATTCTTTACTATAATGAAGTTACAAAgcgttaaaaaaataatttactgTAATTAATTATCgacacaaaattttataaaatattttgaataaattacatttgttgtttttatcaACATgagataattaaaataatatagaaaatatatttttaacaaaatatataataaataaactccaaattttattttttaatcataaaaataaaaataattttaatttgataaaatatactattagttttatttatatccGCGCATACATCCATCTTTTAAATGTCTTTTATCCATTTTGCTTCGCATGGTAAATTTTACACTTGTCATTTTACTTAAACTTCAGCTTTTTCATTGtaatgttagttttttttgtatgaaTGTTAAGAAATTTTCACActtgatattttatttgaatcagcttttttttatgttagttCAAGTACCGGTTTACTTTTAAGCACATAAAAACACGTATCAAAAGCAGCATCAATCTTTGAATTCCCATCTCAATATCGAAAGCTATGTGCTCATACCATCCCACTACTCTTAAGTAATCAGGAAACAGACTAAGCTAATATCAGTTGAAGTAATAAGAATGTAAACATTTTGTTGTATTATGAAAAACGTAAAGGCATTTACCGGAACAAAAATCAAGAATCAGTCGACCTTGCATTTATAAACGCATGCTGTTATGGTCAGCACAACTCCAATGATCAGTCCAACTAACGCCATTACCAAGACTGTCCcccaacataaaaaaaacatcagTACTCTTCAACATTCTTTGAACCGGTCCGAACCAACCGACTAACATTAGTAATAGGGAAGAGTAACATACCAGTAATGATGAAGTAGACGAGAACTGCCAATCTGTATCTGGTTATTCCTTGCAACTCAGCTTCAAGGGTGCAATGCCGTTGGGACTTTCCCTTTGTCGTTGGATCTGTCGAGGACTTTGAGCCTCGTGGTTGGAGTTCGGATAGTGAGACATTTGTGCTTAGTGCTGTGAGTCCATTAACATCTCTGATCTCGAGCCTTACGGTTGCCGGATTTGCATCCCAATCTATCGATATCGCTCCAAAATTTTGTTGCCCTGCCAGTAATTTTTAAGATATCATCACCAAAAAGAGCATCATTGCTGCTCTGATAGATTACAGAACTGAGAATACCAAATCTATGAGAACGCTACACTTGTTCAAATTCATTAAAACCAGAGACAATCAACAAAAAGAGATGTAAAACCCTAAGCATCCACAGTTTATGAGgagaaaaaaacaatcataagtGGTGAGTATATACCGTAAGTGCATGATTTACATCTGCAGTTATCATTGGTAACTCTCATCGTGTTTGGTGTATACCAAAAGAGAAGCCTAACGACGAAACGCAAGGGACGAGGGAAAACTTTTTCAACAGACTGCACAAGACCACTGGAGGTGACATCATATAAAGGGTAACCAACAGCACAATCGTATCTCGTGATCTCTCCGAAATGAACATCTCCACTGATGAATATCACTCCATTTCTCTTGGTATCTTGTATGAGTTGAAAAAGACGTTTCCTTTCCTTTGGAAAACGGCCCCACGATTCCATATAAAAGAGTGGTCCAGTGGTAGCCGAAAGATTTGATATGACCTACACAAGTCAAGATATCATTTAACTGGTTTTGGATTACAGAAAACAAGCTTGCAGGATACCTGAACAGAAGAAGCTATGATAGTAATCTCGCTGTGAGGACCTCTTAACTCTTCTTCGAGCCATCCCCACTGAGTATCACCCAAGATACTCCCGTCACTTCGCAAAGGGTCTCTATGATATCTAGTATCTAACACTATAACCTGAAGATACATAATAATATCACACTCCATTCAAAAACAAGAAACCATATGTGAAGTGTTCTTTTTTTAACCTTGACTCTCTTGTTAGATGGACCAAACGTATAAGAAGCATAAACTCCAGCTTGCCTTCTCCTTGGGCTATCAAGAGGCTCATCCAAGAAATCAAGCATGAGTCTCTGGTTAATGACTTTACGATCAAACTCTTTGCCAGCGTCGTTCAAGCCGTAGTCATGGTCATCCCAAGTGCCGATAACTCTAGCTTTTCTAAGGAGGCGAGAGTAGCCAGGGTTAGCCTTGGCCTTGGCGTATCTCACCTTCATTTCCGCCTCTGAGGAAGGCACGAACCTGGGAGAGTTCCTCCACGGCCCAATGGTTCTCTCTTTCCCAAACAATCTGTTAGGTTTTCTGATGTCTCCGTAGATGTTATCACCCAGCCAAATGAACACTTGTGGATCGAACTTGTTTATCGCTTCCCAAATCGGCTGTGTTTTAAACAACACACACATCGGAATCAAATAACAGATTCAAGAAACAGCGAAATCCAACGGAGGGTGGATTGGATATACCTGTGGAGCGCTTTGATTAGCGCATGATCCGAAAGCGATACGAGTGATCGGAGAATCTTCTGCTGTCGCCGTACAGAGCAACGAAAAGCACCAGACGGAGAGAAGCATGTAATG
This genomic stretch from Brassica napus cultivar Da-Ae chromosome C9, Da-Ae, whole genome shotgun sequence harbors:
- the LOC106431605 gene encoding alkaline phosphatase D; translated protein: MAASSRVPSNLHYMLLSVWCFSLLCTATAEDSPITRIAFGSCANQSAPQPIWEAINKFDPQVFIWLGDNIYGDIRKPNRLFGKERTIGPWRNSPRFVPSSEAEMKVRYAKAKANPGYSRLLRKARVIGTWDDHDYGLNDAGKEFDRKVINQRLMLDFLDEPLDSPRRRQAGVYASYTFGPSNKRVKVIVLDTRYHRDPLRSDGSILGDTQWGWLEEELRGPHSEITIIASSVQVISNLSATTGPLFYMESWGRFPKERKRLFQLIQDTKRNGVIFISGDVHFGEITRYDCAVGYPLYDVTSSGLVQSVEKVFPRPLRFVVRLLFWYTPNTMRVTNDNCRCKSCTYGQQNFGAISIDWDANPATVRLEIRDVNGLTALSTNVSLSELQPRGSKSSTDPTTKGKSQRHCTLEAELQGITRYRLAVLVYFIITVLVMALVGLIIGVVLTITACVYKCKVD